DNA sequence from the Parascardovia denticolens DSM 10105 = JCM 12538 genome:
TGACCTGGCCCATGCCGATCCCGACCGTCGCCCCTTCGTGGGCGATGAGGATGGCGTTGGACTTGACCGACCTGACGGCCCTCCAAGCGAAAACCAGGTCCTGGAAAGTCTCTTTGTCCGCGGCCGCTCCAGCGACCAGGGTCCAGGTGGAAGGGTCATCCCCGGAAGCGTTGATCTGATCTTCATCCTGGATGAGCAGGCCTCCGTCGATGGCCCTTAGTTGCGGCTGAGGATGAGGGCGGGATGAAACATGGAGGATGCGGAGGTTCTTCTTGGTGCGCAGGAGTTCCAAGGCCTCCGGCTCATAGGATGGGGCCACGATCACTTCGGTGAAGATCGGCTTGACCTGCTGGGCCATCTCCAGGGAGACGGTGGCGTTTGCGGCGATGACCCCGCCGTAGGCGCTCATAGGGTCGCAGGCATGGGCCTTGCGATGGGCCTCGGCCACCGTGTCCCCAATCGCCAAGCCGCAAGGGTTGGAATGCTTGACCACAGCCACGGCCGTCTGACCGGGGAAATCCCAGACGCTGCGCCAAGCGGAATCGGCATCCACGAAATTGTTGTAGCTCATGGGCTTGCCGCCGAGCTGCTGGGCATGGGCGAAATCGTCCTTGCCCAAAGGATCCAGGTAGAGGGCGGCGCTTTGATGAGGGTTCTCGCCGTAGCGGAGGGTATGGGACAGATCCCAGCTTTTGGTGAAAGTCGGCTGATAGGCCTCTTCTTCGCCTGTCGTCAAGGATTCGGGCTTGGTCCAGCGGGAAGCGGACCATTCGGCGATCGTAGCGTCGTAAGTCGCCGTGTGGGCGAAGGCCTTGGCGGCCAGGTACCGGCGTTCTTCCAGGTTGAAACCTTGCCTGTTCTCGATGCGCTCAGCCACCAGACGGTAATCGGCCGGGTCGGTGATGACGGCCACCGAGGCGTGGTTCTTGGCCGCTCCCCGGACCATGGAGGGGCCTCCGATGTCGATCTTCTCGATGGACTCCGCCTCGCCAGCCCCGGAACGGACGGTGTCGGCGAAGGGGTAAAGGTTGACGATGACGGCGTCGAAAGGCTTGATCCCCAATTCCTTCAACTGCCTGGCGTGCTCGGGATTCGTCAGATCAGCCAGGATGCCGGCGTGGATGTGCGGGTCCAGGGTCTTGACGCGGCCCTCGAAGCTTTCGGGGAATCCTGTCACCTGGGAGACGGGGATCACCTGAACCCCCAATTCTTCCAAGCGGGCCGCGGTGGACCCCGTGGATACGACTTCCGTCCCGGCCTTCCGGAAGGCTTGGGCGAGCGTGTCCAGGCCATCCTTATGGAAAACGGAAACGAGGACGCGGTTCAAAGGGCGAGATGATTGGGTCATCATACCTGCTTTCTTCTATCTGGTTGACGGAATCCAGCTTAGCGGGGATGAAGGCCTAGTCTTGGTCAGAGCGCTCACTATGTGATAACGGAGCCCTCAGGTGGGCGATCGTCAGACGGATGACGACCAGGGCCAGGGAAAGGAGCCAGGCGGCGAAGAACCCCCATGTCACTGGTCTGCCGGTGACGCTTAAGGAAGCCGAAAGATCGACCCCCACTTGGCTGAGGGAATGGGTGCCCAAGGAGGCGGAGGCCAGACTGTAAAGGCAGGTGGCCAGGGCGATGGTGACTATGATGGCCACGATGAAGGTGGCGGCGACGTAAGCGAAGGAGATGAGGACGGAGAGGATGGTCTTCCAGAAGGGTTCCTCTTCTTGGTCCAGCTCGTCCTGCCTGGTCCCCTTTTCACCTTCCTCTTCTGTCTTCTCCCTTTCCCCGGATTTCTCCACTTTGCGTTTCTCCTGCTGACCCCGCCCATCAGCGGACTGAGGATCGAGGATTCCGGGCAGGGTCAAGTCCGACTCGGCTGCATCCTCCTGACGCCCCCAGCTGGCGGAAAAGAGATTATAAGTGGAGGACGAGGCGATGGTATGGACCCCTAAAAGGAAGAAGAGGATGATAGGTAGGATAAGGATCAGGAGGATGACGGTCCGGTTCGACACCGATGAGGGGAAGAGGCCGAAGACAGGCAGGATCGGCAGGCTGCTGGACCTGCTCTGCCAGAGGGTGAAGACGGCCGTGGTCCCGATGGCGAAGCCGGAGCCGAGAATCCAAGACAGGGCCCACAAAAGGAAGGTGGGCAGCCAGAAAAGGGAGACCAGGCAGAAAATGGCCAAAGACACCGGCCCCATCCCGCTGTAGGAGGCGACCGTGCGGACGGTAGCGAAATTCCGAAAAATCCAGATCAGGAGGGTCACGACAGACAGGGCTAGGAAGACCAGAGCGACCTTACCGGCCAGACGGAAACCGAGCTTGATGGCTTTCCGGATGGGGCCGCTCACGTGGGCTCGGACGAAGAGGCGCAGGCGGAAGATCAGCGGGGATTCCTCGGATACCGACAAGAGGGCCCCGAGGGTGAGGACGAGCCAGCTGCGGCCCAGGGCCTGAGGAAGGCCACCAACCAGGTAAGGGCGCATCGGACGTAGGAGGAGGGCGGTGAGAATGAGCCAGGAAAGGCTGGCGGCCAGATAGCCGCTCAGACTGAGTTTGAACCGTTTGGCCGCCGCCCGGATCAGGATGATGAAGACCAGGGGCAGGCCGAGAGGCAACAGGGAGACGGTGATCCCCTGATAAGTGACGGCGCTGCCTTGGGCGAAAAGGAGGAAGACCCCGGTCAGGGGAAGGATGCTGTCGTTGAGGCTGGTTTTCGTCTCCAAACCGACGAGCATGGTGAACAGGGCGGTCAGGAGGAAAAGGCTGAGGGCGAAAAGCCCATAGGAAATGAGAGTGACGGCCACTCCCCTGGCAATGTGTCCCGGCAGGGAGGACCCGGATGAGGAACCGGAACGGATCAATCTGGGGGACTGCCCGGATGCCCCGGAGTCAGACGAAGGGTCGTCCTTCCCAGCTTGATCTTCCCCTGGAACAGGACGAGATGAGATTTTTCGAGCTGGCATTGACGACCCCTTTTCTTGTCTTCCGAATCGAACGGACGCTGAGCGAGAAAGCTCAGGCTGGCATGCTGAAAAGCGAGGAGATCGGATGGCCGGAGATCCGGTCGAATCCGTCGAGCCCATCCAGTCTCATGACGAAACTGAAGCCGACGACCGAGCAATCGATGGATTCGAAGAGTTTCATGGCCGCCCAGGCGGTGCCGCCGGTGGCGACCAGGTCGTCCAGAATCAGCACCCGGGAGTTGGGCTTGATGATGTCACGCTCGATCTCCATGGTGGCCTTGCCGTACTCCAAGGTGTAGGACTGGCGGATGACCGGAGGGGGAAGCTTGCCGGCCTTGCGGACGGCGATGAACCCCTTGCCCAGTTTCTGCGCCAGGAGGGTACCCAAAAGGAAGCCCCGGGCCTCCAATCCTGCCACATAGTCGAAATCGTCCGGATCCACAGGCAGGGAGGCGACGGTGGCATCAACCAGGATGTTGAGCCCGCAGGCGTCGGCGAAAACCGGCATGAAATCGCGGAAAAGCACCCCTTCCGTCGGGAATCCGGGGATAGTGCGGATCAAGGATCCCAGATATTTGGCATCCTCCTGGGAGACGCCTTTCACATCATCGAGATTGATGTCGTTGGTGGTCATGTTCGTCCTTGTCTATCTCTGTCTTCGATTATGTCCGTGTCTGTGGCCGTACCGTTAATTTTCCTGGGCTGGCCGCTCATAAGGGACCTGCTCCGCTCCGGACCCGGCCAGGTCGGCTGAATCAAAAGAGCCGGCGGCGGGAGCTGGAGAGGCGGCCGCACCGGTCTGTTCGGAGGAAGCGACGTTTTCAGGGGTTTCAGGAGTGACGCTCTCGGAAGAATCGGAAGAATCGGCGGTCTCGGACTGGTCAGCCAAAGGATTGCCGTTTTCATCCACCTCGTCGTCGGAAACATAAGCCGGACGGATCGGGGGCTCGGTGATGGCCTGGATGCGCCACTTGGACAGGGAACCTTCGGAGTCGATGACGACCTCATCATGTTCCAAATCCACGGAATGCACGGTGCCCAGCAGGCCGCCGACAGTGGCGACGGGGTCCCCTTCCTTCAAAGTCTGGCGGAAATCCTGCACTTGGGACTGCTGTTTCTTCTGTTTGCGGGAGGTCCATACCATCAGGCCGATCATGGCTATCAGGAGGATAATCATGAAGAGCATGGACGAGCCCGCTCCGGAATTGGACGCTTTGGCGGCGGAGAGAATAATCATGAAAAGCTCCTTAGCTAATCCTTGTTTTTTCCATCTATGACAGGCCACTGAGGCCCGGAAGCCTTGAAAGCCATGATTTGCAAGGGCTTTCAGCTTGTCGGCCGGTTTATAAGTCTAGAACAGACTTGTGACATCCCCCGCTGTCTGTTCCGGGGGCTGCAGGCCGAGATGCTTCCAGGCCCGGTCCGTGGCGGCGCGGCCACGGGGGGTCCTCACCAGGAAGCCTTCACGGACCAAGTAAGGCTCGCAGACCGTTTCCACGGTCTCGGCCTCTTCCCCCACCATGGCCGACAGGTTGTTGAGGCCGACCGGTCCGCCTTTGAACTGCTTGCACAGGGCGGTGAGCACGGCGATATCCAGCCGGTCCAGGCCTTCCTTGTCGATCTGATAAAGTTCCAGAGCATCGATGACGGCCTCGGCGTCGATGGTCTCCAGACCATGGACGATCCCCCAGTCCCTGACCCGTCGTAGGAGACGGTTGGCCACCCGGGGGGTGCCCCGGGAGCGGAGGGCCAGCTCGCGGGTCGCCTGGTCGTCGATCGTCATATTGAGGACAAGGGCCGACCTCTTGATCAGACGTTCCAACTCCGATTTGGGGTAATAATCCAGGTGGGCGGTGAAGCCGAACCGGGCCCGCAGAGGGGAAGGAAGCATGCCTTCCCTGGTCGTGGCTCCGATGGCCGTGAACCGGGGCAGGGTCAGAGGGATGGAAGAGGCCCCTGGCCCCTTCCCGACCATGACATCCACCCGGAAATCCTCCATGGCTATGTACAGAAGCTCTTCGGCCGCCCGAGGCAGGCGATGGATCTCATCGATGAAGAGGACCTCCCCTTCATCCAAGGAACTGAGGATGGAAGCCAGGTCCCCGGCATGCTGGATGGCCGGGCCCGAAGTGACGCGGATGGGGACGCCGAGCTCTTTGGCGACGATCATGGACAGGGTGGTCTTTCCCAAGCCGGGAGGACCGGCCAGAAGGATATGATCCGGCGGCACCCCCCTCTTCTGGGCCGCCTGTAGGAAAAGACCCAGCTGGGCCTTCAGCTGCGGCTGTCCGATGAAAGTATCGAGGGTCGCCGGACGCAACTCCTCATCGCTGACCCGGTCTTCCTCTTGGGGTTGGGCGGAAATGACCCGCAGGGACTCTTCCTGGGCGTCCGCGTTGTCAGCTCTCGAAGCCCAAGGGTCCGCCTGAGCCTGTGGAAAATCGTCATTCATGTTATCACTGGTCTCCTCGCTTTATCGGCCCCGGTCCAAATCGCTCAAAGCCTTGCGGAGCACCTGGGGAATCTGCCCGGCGGTCAAAGGAGCCGTCAGACTCAACTGGCCCAGGGCCTCCATCGTGGCCTGGTAGGCGTCCCGCCGTTGCCATCCCAAAGAAGACAAGCCTTGGATGACCTGGTCCACCGAAGAGTCCAGCCCGCCTTCCTCTACCCGGGAGGCCGGAGCCTCATCCAGAGAGGAGAAATCGACCGAGCCATGAAGCTCCAGAATGATCTTCTGGGCCCCCTTCTTCCCGACCCCTGGGGCCCGGGTCAAAGCGGTCACGTCGTTGTCATGGATGGCCTTCCCCAACTCTTCCGGGGAAAGGGTGGATAGGATGGCCATGGCGGCCTTGGGCCCTACCCCGCTCACCTTCTGCAACTGGGTGAACAAGGTCTTCGATGAAGCGGACAGGAAACCATACAAGGCGATGGCGTCCTGGGAAACGGTCATGACTGTGAGGATCCGCTCATGCCCTCCGGCGTGCAGACCGGCCAGATCCCGGGCGGGCATGCGAAGGCTGAAACCGATCCCGTTGACGTCCAGCAGAAGGCCGTCCGCGCTGACGGAAAGCACGTCGCCTTCAAGGCTTCCGATCATGATATCCTCACTTTATCGAACGTATGTTCGAATATCTTACATATCGCGGCGGACACCGCGCTTGCCGCTCTTTTGCAAGGCTTGGACCCATTGTTTCTGAGCCGCGGTCAGGTGCCCCTCCCTTTCCCCGCCTTGGATGGCCCCTTCAGGGCGTAAGGCGTGGCAGATGGCCAAGGCCAGGGAATCGGCGGCGTCGGGAGGGGACGGAGGGGCGTTGAGGGAAAGGATCTTGGCCACCATGGTCTGCACTTGGGCCTTATCCGCCTTACCGTTGCCGGTTACCGCCAGCTTGGCCTCGGTCGGGGTGTGCAGGGAGACCGGAATCCCCCTTTGGGCGGCCGCCACCATGGCCAGGCCAGCGGCTTGGGCCGTTCCCAGGACCGTGTTGCGGTTCTCCTGGGCGAAGACGCGCTCGATGGAGACCACGTCCGGCAGATACGCGTCCATATGGGCGCATAGGCCATTGAAGATGGTCAGCAGACGGGCGTCCTGAGGCTGGTGAGGGTCGGATCGGACCACATCCACATGAATGAAAGAAAGCCGGCGAGAAGGGCCGGCTTCGATGATGCCGACCCCGCAGCGCGTCAGCCCGGGGTCAACTCCACAAATGATCATAAGCGGGAAAGGCTCTCCGTCTTATCGGTTCACTCGTCCTCTTCCAGCTGCTGCATCACTTCGTCCGAAGCGGTCCAAGCGGCGGAGATGTCCTGGACGTCATCCAGGTCGTCCAAGGCGTCGATCAGGCGGGTCACCTTTTTGGCCCCTTCCAAGTCCAGCTCGACGGAGTTGAGGGGAACCAAGGTGGTTTCAGCGGAATCGTAGTCGAAACCGGCATCCTGGATGGCCTTGCGCACATCGACCACCGTGGAGGGGTCGGTGGTGACCAGATAGAAGTCGCCCTTATCTTCCACATCATCGGCCCCGGCCTCTGCCGCGGTCTCGAAGAGGGAGTCGAAGTCCACGTCTTTGGCCGGGACTTCGATCTGACCTTGACGGTGGAAGTTGAAGCTGACGGAACCGTTTTCGGCCAAAGACCCGCCGTTCTTGGACAGGGTGGAGCGCACGTCGGCGGCAGCCCGGTTCCGGTTGTCGGTCAGGCACTGGATGATCAGGCCGATGCCGCCGGGGGCGTAACCTTCGTAAACGATCTCCTCGTAGTTGGCGCCGCCGGCCTCTTCGCCAGAGCCACGCTTGACCGCACGGGTGATGTTGTCCGCGGGGACGGAGCTCTTCTTGGCCTTGACGATGGCGTCGTAGAGGGTCGGATTGCCATTGGGGTCCCCGCCGCCAGTACGGGCGGCGATTTCGATGTTCTTGATCAGCTTGGCGAAGAGCTTGCCACGCTTGGCATCGATGGCGGCCTTCTTATTCTTGGTGGTAGCCCACTTGGAATGTCCTGACATAATTCTCCTGACGATTGCTCGGCATGTCATTAAACGTCTCGATTTTATGCGCCAGTTCAGACATCAAGCCTTCGGTAAAATCAACAATACCGCCGATAAATGCCTTCTATCCGGTCTGCGATGGTCGACCAGTCGAAGTCCTGGGACCGGGTCTTCTCCCGGGCCACCAAGCCCTGACGCAGGTCCTGGTCGGCAAGGAGGGTGAGGATTTCCCCGCCT
Encoded proteins:
- the purH gene encoding bifunctional phosphoribosylaminoimidazolecarboxamide formyltransferase/IMP cyclohydrolase translates to MTQSSRPLNRVLVSVFHKDGLDTLAQAFRKAGTEVVSTGSTAARLEELGVQVIPVSQVTGFPESFEGRVKTLDPHIHAGILADLTNPEHARQLKELGIKPFDAVIVNLYPFADTVRSGAGEAESIEKIDIGGPSMVRGAAKNHASVAVITDPADYRLVAERIENRQGFNLEERRYLAAKAFAHTATYDATIAEWSASRWTKPESLTTGEEEAYQPTFTKSWDLSHTLRYGENPHQSAALYLDPLGKDDFAHAQQLGGKPMSYNNFVDADSAWRSVWDFPGQTAVAVVKHSNPCGLAIGDTVAEAHRKAHACDPMSAYGGVIAANATVSLEMAQQVKPIFTEVIVAPSYEPEALELLRTKKNLRILHVSSRPHPQPQLRAIDGGLLIQDEDQINASGDDPSTWTLVAGAAADKETFQDLVFAWRAVRSVKSNAILIAHEGATVGIGMGQVNRVDSSHLAVTRANTLADGQNRTQGAVAASDAFFPFPDGMQILAEAGVKAIVHPGGSIRDEEVFEAAKKAGITMYVTGTRHFFH
- a CDS encoding cell division protein PerM, translating into MPARKISSRPVPGEDQAGKDDPSSDSGASGQSPRLIRSGSSSGSSLPGHIARGVAVTLISYGLFALSLFLLTALFTMLVGLETKTSLNDSILPLTGVFLLFAQGSAVTYQGITVSLLPLGLPLVFIILIRAAAKRFKLSLSGYLAASLSWLILTALLLRPMRPYLVGGLPQALGRSWLVLTLGALLSVSEESPLIFRLRLFVRAHVSGPIRKAIKLGFRLAGKVALVFLALSVVTLLIWIFRNFATVRTVASYSGMGPVSLAIFCLVSLFWLPTFLLWALSWILGSGFAIGTTAVFTLWQSRSSSLPILPVFGLFPSSVSNRTVILLILILPIILFFLLGVHTIASSSTYNLFSASWGRQEDAAESDLTLPGILDPQSADGRGQQEKRKVEKSGEREKTEEEGEKGTRQDELDQEEEPFWKTILSVLISFAYVAATFIVAIIVTIALATCLYSLASASLGTHSLSQVGVDLSASLSVTGRPVTWGFFAAWLLSLALVVIRLTIAHLRAPLSHSERSDQD
- a CDS encoding adenine phosphoribosyltransferase, yielding MTTNDINLDDVKGVSQEDAKYLGSLIRTIPGFPTEGVLFRDFMPVFADACGLNILVDATVASLPVDPDDFDYVAGLEARGFLLGTLLAQKLGKGFIAVRKAGKLPPPVIRQSYTLEYGKATMEIERDIIKPNSRVLILDDLVATGGTAWAAMKLFESIDCSVVGFSFVMRLDGLDGFDRISGHPISSLFSMPA
- a CDS encoding preprotein translocase subunit YajC, whose product is MIILSAAKASNSGAGSSMLFMIILLIAMIGLMVWTSRKQKKQQSQVQDFRQTLKEGDPVATVGGLLGTVHSVDLEHDEVVIDSEGSLSKWRIQAITEPPIRPAYVSDDEVDENGNPLADQSETADSSDSSESVTPETPENVASSEQTGAAASPAPAAGSFDSADLAGSGAEQVPYERPAQEN
- the ruvB gene encoding Holliday junction branch migration DNA helicase RuvB, with amino-acid sequence MNDDFPQAQADPWASRADNADAQEESLRVISAQPQEEDRVSDEELRPATLDTFIGQPQLKAQLGLFLQAAQKRGVPPDHILLAGPPGLGKTTLSMIVAKELGVPIRVTSGPAIQHAGDLASILSSLDEGEVLFIDEIHRLPRAAEELLYIAMEDFRVDVMVGKGPGASSIPLTLPRFTAIGATTREGMLPSPLRARFGFTAHLDYYPKSELERLIKRSALVLNMTIDDQATRELALRSRGTPRVANRLLRRVRDWGIVHGLETIDAEAVIDALELYQIDKEGLDRLDIAVLTALCKQFKGGPVGLNNLSAMVGEEAETVETVCEPYLVREGFLVRTPRGRAATDRAWKHLGLQPPEQTAGDVTSLF
- the ruvA gene encoding Holliday junction branch migration protein RuvA, producing the protein MIGSLEGDVLSVSADGLLLDVNGIGFSLRMPARDLAGLHAGGHERILTVMTVSQDAIALYGFLSASSKTLFTQLQKVSGVGPKAAMAILSTLSPEELGKAIHDNDVTALTRAPGVGKKGAQKIILELHGSVDFSSLDEAPASRVEEGGLDSSVDQVIQGLSSLGWQRRDAYQATMEALGQLSLTAPLTAGQIPQVLRKALSDLDRGR
- the ruvC gene encoding crossover junction endodeoxyribonuclease RuvC, encoding MIICGVDPGLTRCGVGIIEAGPSRRLSFIHVDVVRSDPHQPQDARLLTIFNGLCAHMDAYLPDVVSIERVFAQENRNTVLGTAQAAGLAMVAAAQRGIPVSLHTPTEAKLAVTGNGKADKAQVQTMVAKILSLNAPPSPPDAADSLALAICHALRPEGAIQGGEREGHLTAAQKQWVQALQKSGKRGVRRDM
- a CDS encoding YebC/PmpR family DNA-binding transcriptional regulator — translated: MSGHSKWATTKNKKAAIDAKRGKLFAKLIKNIEIAARTGGGDPNGNPTLYDAIVKAKKSSVPADNITRAVKRGSGEEAGGANYEEIVYEGYAPGGIGLIIQCLTDNRNRAAADVRSTLSKNGGSLAENGSVSFNFHRQGQIEVPAKDVDFDSLFETAAEAGADDVEDKGDFYLVTTDPSTVVDVRKAIQDAGFDYDSAETTLVPLNSVELDLEGAKKVTRLIDALDDLDDVQDISAAWTASDEVMQQLEEDE